In Haloterrigena turkmenica DSM 5511, a single genomic region encodes these proteins:
- a CDS encoding tRNA uridine(34) 5-carboxymethylaminomethyl modification radical SAM/GNAT enzyme Elp3 — translation MSTETPEPTETEAFERVCETLVERIVNGEIERDEVEKAKLEACSEHSAPKVPKNSELLDYAPQEYREDLEAVLQRKPVRTASGVSPVAIMTSPERCPHGKCLYCPGGPDSEFSSSQSYTGEEPAAARGVQNDYDPYGQVTLRLEQLREIGHPIDKVELILMGGTMTARSHDYQEWFVKRALEAMNDYDVEKEPEPAEGESFAQDPEEYDWKYVEDVITENETADVRNIGTTFETKPDWCDPEQIDRMLDLGGTKVEVGVQTTYERINREMHRGHGVQESMEANQRLRDSAFKVGFHMMPGQPGMSKEMCLEDFRRIFEAEAWKPDYLKIYPTLIVRGTATYDWWHNGEFDPLDNDEAAELVAEIKDMIPRYTRLQRVQRDIPADYIDAGVWKSNLRQLARKRMDDHDWTCECIRCREAGMNDETPENVELDVMTYDACGGTEHFISFEDFEQDLLVGFCRLRFPNDPVRPELENAALVRELHVYGSEVTVGDEGATDQHQHRGYGRRLMARAEELAADAGYDKVSVISGIGAREYYREKLGYHQDGPYVSKRL, via the coding sequence GTGAGTACCGAGACGCCCGAACCGACCGAAACCGAAGCGTTCGAGCGGGTCTGCGAGACGCTCGTCGAGCGGATCGTCAACGGCGAGATCGAGCGCGACGAGGTCGAGAAAGCCAAACTCGAGGCCTGTTCGGAACACTCGGCGCCGAAGGTGCCGAAGAACTCCGAACTGCTCGATTACGCGCCCCAGGAGTACCGCGAGGATCTCGAGGCGGTCCTCCAGCGTAAGCCCGTCCGTACCGCCTCGGGCGTCTCGCCGGTCGCGATCATGACCTCGCCCGAGCGGTGTCCCCACGGGAAGTGTCTCTACTGCCCCGGCGGTCCCGACTCGGAGTTCTCCTCCTCCCAGAGTTACACGGGCGAGGAGCCCGCGGCCGCCCGCGGGGTCCAGAACGATTACGACCCCTACGGGCAGGTGACGCTCCGACTCGAGCAGCTACGCGAGATCGGCCACCCCATCGACAAGGTCGAACTGATCCTGATGGGCGGCACGATGACCGCCCGGAGCCACGACTACCAAGAGTGGTTCGTCAAGCGGGCCCTCGAGGCGATGAACGACTACGATGTCGAGAAGGAGCCCGAACCGGCCGAGGGCGAGAGCTTCGCGCAGGACCCCGAGGAGTACGACTGGAAGTACGTCGAGGACGTCATCACGGAAAACGAGACCGCGGACGTCCGCAACATCGGCACCACGTTTGAGACCAAACCCGACTGGTGCGATCCCGAACAGATCGATCGCATGCTCGATCTCGGCGGGACCAAAGTCGAGGTCGGCGTCCAGACGACCTACGAGCGCATAAATCGGGAAATGCACCGCGGCCACGGCGTCCAGGAGTCGATGGAGGCCAACCAGCGGCTGCGGGATTCGGCGTTCAAGGTCGGCTTCCACATGATGCCCGGCCAGCCCGGAATGTCCAAGGAGATGTGTCTCGAGGACTTCCGCCGGATCTTCGAGGCGGAGGCCTGGAAGCCCGACTACCTGAAGATCTACCCGACGCTGATCGTCCGCGGGACGGCGACCTACGACTGGTGGCACAACGGCGAGTTCGATCCGCTCGACAACGACGAGGCCGCCGAACTGGTCGCCGAGATCAAAGACATGATACCCCGCTACACGCGCCTGCAGCGCGTCCAGCGGGACATCCCGGCGGACTACATCGACGCCGGCGTCTGGAAGTCGAACCTCCGACAGCTCGCCCGCAAGCGGATGGACGACCACGACTGGACCTGTGAGTGTATCCGCTGTCGCGAGGCCGGGATGAATGACGAGACGCCCGAGAACGTCGAACTCGACGTGATGACCTACGACGCCTGCGGCGGGACGGAACACTTCATCTCCTTCGAGGACTTCGAGCAGGACCTGCTGGTCGGCTTCTGCCGCCTGCGGTTCCCGAACGATCCCGTCCGACCGGAACTCGAGAACGCCGCGCTCGTCCGCGAACTCCACGTCTACGGCAGCGAAGTCACAGTCGGCGACGAGGGAGCAACGGACCAGCATCAACACCGCGGCTACGGCCGCCGACTCATGGCCCGCGCCGAGGAACTCGCCGCCGACGCCGGCTACGACAAGGTCAGCGTCATCTCGGGCATCGGCGCCCGCGAGTACTACCGGGAGAAACTCGGCTATCATCAGGACGGGCCGTACGTCAGTAAACGGCTCTGA
- the tenA gene encoding thiaminase II, producing the protein MAFSDQLLEAGSDVWAAQKEHPFVHELAAGTLDEDAFQHWVKQDYRYLLDYARVFSIAGTKARDEATMTHLLGVAHEVLDHEMDLHREFAADYGISRADLEAVEKAPTCHAYTNFLVRTAYEGSIAEIAAALYPCMQGYLDVAEHMATLAEEEHRYTPFIELYTGEDFREATAWCREFVDDCGERYPGEHDAMREAFLTSAKLEYRFWEMAYTREGWEL; encoded by the coding sequence ATGGCTTTCAGCGACCAGTTACTCGAGGCGGGATCGGACGTCTGGGCGGCACAGAAAGAGCACCCGTTCGTGCACGAACTCGCGGCTGGCACGTTGGACGAAGACGCCTTTCAGCACTGGGTGAAACAGGACTACCGGTACCTGCTCGATTACGCGCGGGTGTTCTCGATCGCGGGCACGAAGGCCCGCGACGAGGCGACGATGACCCACCTGCTGGGGGTCGCCCACGAGGTCTTGGATCACGAGATGGACCTCCACCGGGAGTTCGCCGCCGACTACGGTATCTCGCGGGCGGACCTCGAGGCCGTCGAGAAGGCGCCGACCTGTCACGCCTACACGAACTTCCTCGTGCGGACCGCGTACGAAGGATCGATCGCTGAGATCGCTGCAGCGCTGTACCCCTGCATGCAGGGGTATCTCGACGTCGCGGAGCACATGGCCACCCTCGCCGAGGAGGAGCACCGGTACACGCCCTTCATCGAGCTGTACACGGGTGAGGACTTCCGCGAAGCCACCGCCTGGTGTCGAGAATTCGTCGACGACTGCGGCGAGCGGTATCCGGGCGAGCACGACGCGATGCGCGAGGCGTTCCTGACGAGCGCCAAACTCGAGTACCGATTCTGGGAGATGGCCTACACCCGCGAGGGCTGGGAGCTCTGA
- the mbhE gene encoding hydrogen gas-evolving membrane-bound hydrogenase subunit E → MPPELSVVLAAVALPFVAAVSTPVLYRLLGERTGYAGVAVALASFLLLASQRGTEGPVGLEWIPSLDIALRFYLDGWGLLFAMLACGIGTLIFLYSPAYMHGEPHLARFYTALLAFMGSIVGVALAADLIAIFLFWELTSLCSFVLIGHYTADDSSQYAARMAMFITVGGGLFLLVGLLMLSIVAGDVVGPDAAFNLAAMLETPEAMADGLRERGLFLPVLGLLAIGAGTKSAQVPLHFWLPNAMAAPTPVSAFLHSATMVKVGVYFIGRMRPILVGEEWLFLFATLGLTTMTVCAIMAVAATDIKELLAYSTASHLGLMVAGFGFTSIYGAETGVFHLLNHALFKAALFLVAGIVAHEAGTRNIDDLSGLRHDLPVTALITVIVALSMAGIPPFNGFYSKELLFEAAVEASHYHDIGVLGWLYPAVAVFGSIFTVLYSLRFLSLFFGDRPDALGHVHRPSTTLVVAPGVLAILAAAVSIRPQLAVDAIVQSGVDATALEHHEMHAGLPTSYSTPVGMSAITIVLGLAAYPFYGRIHDGLNAALAAAPPIAANWWYDAIVGGLTGSGARIGDRIHNGLLRTYATWTLLGTCGLALAGFVAAGTVASSELIDFDAAPAVALVLLVAVVAGLAVALSDSHIAGVLTLSILGFMVAIFYILASAPDLALTQLVVETLVLLIFLLVIEEIPEYYEVSLGKYARDAVVSLAVGVTAFITVLVTTDARPEGSTDIARVYAEQAVPEGGGTNIVNVTLVDFRGFDTMGELVVVAMAAISILTLIVMRSGGDDE, encoded by the coding sequence ATGCCGCCAGAGTTGTCGGTAGTGCTGGCTGCTGTCGCCCTCCCCTTCGTCGCCGCTGTGAGCACGCCCGTCCTGTACCGCCTGCTTGGTGAACGGACCGGCTACGCCGGCGTAGCGGTCGCGCTGGCGAGTTTCCTCCTGCTGGCGAGCCAGCGCGGCACCGAGGGCCCCGTCGGCCTCGAGTGGATCCCGTCGCTCGATATCGCCCTGCGCTTCTACCTCGACGGCTGGGGACTGCTGTTCGCGATGTTAGCCTGCGGTATCGGGACGCTCATCTTCCTCTACTCGCCGGCGTACATGCACGGCGAACCCCACCTCGCTCGCTTCTACACCGCGTTACTGGCGTTCATGGGCTCGATCGTCGGCGTCGCGCTGGCGGCCGACCTGATCGCGATCTTCCTCTTCTGGGAGCTCACCAGCCTCTGTTCGTTCGTCCTGATCGGCCACTACACGGCCGACGACTCCTCGCAGTACGCCGCCCGGATGGCGATGTTCATCACCGTCGGCGGCGGCCTCTTCCTGCTCGTCGGCCTGCTCATGCTGTCGATCGTCGCCGGCGACGTCGTCGGCCCCGACGCCGCCTTCAATCTGGCCGCGATGCTCGAGACCCCCGAGGCGATGGCCGACGGCCTCCGCGAGCGGGGGCTGTTCCTGCCGGTGCTCGGCCTGCTCGCGATCGGCGCGGGGACCAAGTCGGCCCAGGTTCCGCTGCACTTCTGGCTGCCCAACGCGATGGCGGCGCCGACGCCCGTCTCGGCCTTTCTCCACTCCGCGACGATGGTGAAGGTCGGCGTCTACTTCATCGGGCGGATGCGGCCCATCCTCGTCGGCGAGGAGTGGCTGTTCCTGTTCGCGACGCTCGGCCTGACGACGATGACCGTCTGTGCGATCATGGCCGTCGCGGCGACGGATATCAAGGAACTGCTGGCCTATTCGACGGCCAGCCACCTCGGGTTGATGGTCGCCGGCTTCGGCTTCACGTCGATCTACGGCGCCGAGACCGGCGTCTTCCACCTGCTCAACCACGCCCTGTTCAAGGCGGCGCTCTTCCTCGTGGCCGGGATCGTCGCCCACGAAGCCGGCACCCGCAATATCGACGACCTCAGCGGCCTCCGTCACGACCTCCCGGTCACGGCGCTTATCACGGTGATCGTCGCGCTCAGTATGGCCGGCATTCCGCCGTTCAACGGCTTCTATTCGAAGGAACTGCTGTTCGAGGCGGCCGTCGAGGCGAGTCACTACCACGACATCGGCGTGCTCGGCTGGCTCTACCCCGCGGTCGCCGTCTTCGGGAGTATCTTCACCGTCCTCTACTCGCTGCGCTTTCTCTCGCTGTTCTTCGGCGACCGGCCCGACGCCCTCGGGCACGTCCACCGCCCGTCGACCACGCTGGTCGTCGCGCCGGGCGTGCTGGCGATTCTGGCGGCCGCCGTCAGCATCCGGCCGCAACTCGCCGTCGACGCGATCGTCCAGTCGGGCGTCGATGCAACCGCCCTCGAGCACCACGAGATGCACGCCGGGCTTCCGACCAGCTATTCCACCCCGGTCGGAATGAGCGCGATCACCATTGTGCTCGGACTGGCCGCCTACCCGTTCTACGGACGGATCCACGACGGGCTCAACGCGGCGCTGGCCGCGGCCCCACCGATCGCCGCGAACTGGTGGTACGACGCGATCGTCGGCGGCCTCACCGGCAGCGGCGCCCGGATCGGCGACCGCATCCACAACGGGCTGCTCCGGACGTACGCGACGTGGACGTTGCTGGGCACCTGCGGGCTGGCGCTCGCGGGGTTCGTCGCGGCCGGCACCGTCGCCTCGTCGGAGCTCATCGATTTCGACGCCGCGCCCGCGGTCGCGCTCGTCCTGCTCGTCGCGGTCGTCGCGGGGCTCGCGGTCGCGCTCTCCGACTCCCACATCGCCGGCGTCCTCACGCTGTCTATTCTCGGCTTCATGGTCGCTATCTTCTACATCCTCGCGAGCGCGCCCGACCTCGCGTTGACTCAGCTGGTCGTCGAGACGCTCGTACTACTGATCTTCCTGCTGGTCATCGAGGAGATCCCCGAGTACTACGAGGTCAGCCTCGGCAAGTACGCCCGCGACGCCGTCGTCTCGCTGGCCGTCGGCGTGACCGCCTTCATCACGGTTCTCGTCACGACCGACGCCCGCCCCGAGGGATCGACGGATATCGCCCGCGTCTACGCCGAACAGGCCGTCCCGGAGGGTGGCGGGACGAACATCGTCAACGTGACCCTCGTGGACTTCCGCGGGTTCGACACGATGGGCGAACTCGTCGTGGTCGCGATGGCCGCGATCTCGATCCTGACGCTGATCGTGATGCGATCGGGAGGTGACGACGAGTGA
- a CDS encoding MnhB domain-containing protein, which yields MTTVVMRTTARVVVPIILVVSISLFVEGHNLPGGGFIGGVLTTTAFAVIYLAFGLDFLERGVLGRDVDPGKEPSRDRVVVAYRRLFEYGLAIAVLSGLVPLLFGLPFLTQTFVIFEHVPIYGEIEIASALAFDFGVYCVVVGGLLTILSVVGAE from the coding sequence GTGACGACCGTCGTCATGCGCACGACCGCTCGCGTGGTCGTCCCGATCATCCTCGTCGTCTCGATCTCGCTGTTCGTCGAGGGTCACAACCTCCCCGGCGGCGGCTTCATCGGCGGCGTCCTCACGACGACGGCATTCGCGGTCATCTACCTCGCGTTCGGGCTGGACTTCCTCGAACGCGGGGTGCTCGGTCGCGACGTCGATCCCGGAAAGGAGCCCTCGAGAGACCGCGTCGTCGTGGCCTACCGACGGCTCTTCGAGTACGGGCTGGCGATCGCCGTCCTAAGCGGGCTGGTCCCGCTGCTGTTCGGGCTGCCGTTCCTGACCCAGACGTTCGTCATCTTCGAACACGTCCCGATCTACGGCGAGATCGAGATTGCCAGCGCGCTGGCCTTCGACTTCGGGGTCTACTGCGTGGTCGTCGGCGGTCTCCTGACGATCCTCTCGGTGGTGGGTGCCGAATGA
- a CDS encoding sodium:proton antiporter, whose amino-acid sequence MTAVILAAVVGALFALGTFLLLRRDLIRVVWGLAIISQAANVYLLAMGGLADASADSVPILAGHGEHVPQTADPLVQALVLTAIVIGFGMTAFALVLSYRVYEEHDTLDVSELGDRDR is encoded by the coding sequence ATGACGGCCGTGATCCTCGCCGCCGTGGTCGGCGCGCTGTTCGCCCTGGGCACGTTTCTGCTGCTCCGCCGGGATCTGATCCGGGTCGTCTGGGGACTGGCGATCATCAGCCAGGCGGCCAACGTCTACCTGCTGGCGATGGGCGGCCTCGCGGACGCGAGCGCCGACTCGGTCCCGATCCTCGCGGGCCACGGTGAGCACGTTCCCCAGACGGCCGATCCGCTGGTGCAGGCGCTCGTGCTGACCGCGATCGTCATCGGCTTCGGGATGACCGCCTTCGCGCTCGTGCTGTCGTATCGGGTCTACGAGGAACACGACACGCTGGACGTCTCCGAACTGGGTGATCGCGACCGATGA
- a CDS encoding complex I subunit 5 family protein, with translation MTAGIEPTAPLAAVPGGSESGLVIAPMLVVLVAAVGSLLLGRWPRLRIGVSLAGGAAYAAVVAAIDWYVVLAPDAPGVATYQVGDWPAPFGITLVVDGLSAFMLTMVAILGIASLVFSTRVLPEIDRRSYYFPLFHFLALGVTGAFLTGDLFNLFVWFEVMLMASYIFVAYYGGPQHTRAAFWYVALNLLASAVFLLGVGGIYATTGTLNMADLAQRLADPGAYGLDPTPVVGLFALLLSVFAIKSGLVPFQFWIPTAYRAAPPQISALLAGATKKVGIYAIIRLSFTVLADADVPVELAVPGVGTVIAGDSPLAFVGAALFVMAAASILVGGIGAVGRDSIEGVLAYSSIGQVGFIAVPVAIAATTGSAELRHFAVVAALVYALNHTLAKGLLFLAVGAIRSATGTSRLSDLGGLAGRSPPLAIGFFVGSLALVGIPPLSGFFGKFLVFDAAARAESAPLLVLLLVGSLLTIAYTTRTWNRSFWGARTDAVEEASVDVVQVGVVLVLATAIVAVGIGFEPVYEFADAAASAALDGEAYVDAVDPLEPDELETEGGEH, from the coding sequence ATGACGGCGGGAATCGAGCCGACGGCGCCGCTCGCTGCGGTTCCAGGTGGCTCCGAATCGGGACTGGTGATCGCGCCGATGCTCGTCGTGCTCGTCGCGGCCGTCGGGAGCCTCCTGCTCGGCCGGTGGCCGCGGCTCCGAATCGGCGTGAGCCTCGCGGGCGGCGCGGCCTATGCGGCCGTCGTCGCGGCGATCGACTGGTACGTCGTCCTCGCGCCCGACGCGCCGGGGGTCGCGACCTACCAGGTCGGCGACTGGCCGGCGCCGTTCGGAATCACGCTCGTCGTCGACGGCCTCTCCGCGTTCATGCTGACGATGGTCGCGATCCTCGGGATCGCGTCGCTGGTCTTCTCGACGCGCGTGCTGCCCGAGATCGACCGGCGCAGCTACTACTTCCCGCTGTTTCACTTCCTGGCGCTGGGCGTCACCGGCGCCTTCCTCACCGGCGATCTGTTCAACCTGTTCGTCTGGTTCGAGGTGATGCTGATGGCCAGCTATATCTTCGTCGCCTACTACGGCGGCCCCCAGCACACCCGCGCGGCCTTCTGGTACGTCGCGTTGAACCTGCTGGCCAGCGCCGTCTTCCTGCTGGGCGTCGGCGGCATCTACGCGACGACGGGGACGCTCAACATGGCCGACCTCGCGCAGCGACTCGCCGACCCCGGTGCCTACGGGCTCGATCCGACACCGGTCGTCGGCCTCTTCGCCCTGCTGTTGTCGGTGTTCGCGATCAAGTCCGGCCTCGTCCCCTTCCAGTTCTGGATTCCGACGGCCTACCGGGCCGCACCGCCCCAGATCTCGGCCCTGCTGGCCGGCGCGACCAAGAAGGTCGGTATCTACGCGATCATCCGCCTCTCGTTTACCGTCCTCGCGGATGCGGACGTCCCGGTCGAACTCGCCGTTCCTGGCGTCGGAACCGTCATCGCGGGTGACTCCCCGCTCGCGTTCGTCGGCGCGGCGCTGTTCGTCATGGCCGCCGCGAGCATTCTCGTCGGCGGGATCGGCGCCGTCGGCCGGGACTCCATCGAGGGCGTCCTCGCCTACTCGAGCATCGGGCAGGTCGGCTTCATCGCCGTTCCGGTCGCTATCGCGGCGACGACCGGGAGCGCCGAGTTGCGCCACTTCGCCGTCGTCGCCGCGCTGGTGTACGCGCTCAACCACACGCTGGCGAAGGGGCTGCTATTTTTAGCGGTCGGGGCGATCCGGTCGGCGACCGGGACGAGCCGACTCTCCGACCTCGGCGGACTGGCGGGCCGATCGCCGCCGCTGGCGATCGGCTTCTTCGTCGGTTCGCTCGCCCTCGTCGGCATCCCGCCGCTGTCGGGCTTCTTCGGCAAGTTCCTCGTCTTCGACGCGGCGGCTCGAGCCGAGTCGGCGCCGCTGCTCGTCCTCTTGCTGGTCGGCTCCCTGCTGACCATCGCCTACACGACGCGGACGTGGAACCGGAGCTTCTGGGGAGCCCGAACCGACGCCGTCGAAGAGGCATCGGTCGACGTCGTGCAGGTGGGCGTCGTCCTCGTTCTCGCGACGGCCATTGTCGCGGTCGGCATCGGCTTCGAACCGGTCTACGAGTTCGCCGACGCCGCCGCGTCGGCCGCGCTGGACGGCGAGGCGTACGTCGACGCCGTCGATCCGCTCGAACCCGACGAACTCGAGACCGAGGGAGGTGAGCACTGA
- a CDS encoding Na+/H+ antiporter subunit E, which produces MRVKTWPLAGAVFAVLWIFVRGPSLAPSAVLGQFLFGLVVGLPTAFVFRRLYIERVDVARGTRALPAAGLYLATFSWEIVRANIDVAYRVLSPGMPIEPEVILVPLRVETDLAVTTIANSITITPGTVTLDHDEETNSLYVHAVDGRDPEAIVAPIRTWENYALKMFDEEASPDDPAPDIVVSGGERDRGPARERRGENDE; this is translated from the coding sequence ATGCGGGTCAAGACCTGGCCGCTGGCCGGCGCCGTCTTCGCCGTCCTCTGGATTTTCGTCCGCGGGCCGTCGCTGGCGCCGTCGGCGGTCCTCGGCCAGTTCCTCTTCGGACTGGTCGTCGGCCTCCCGACGGCGTTCGTCTTCCGGCGGCTGTACATCGAGCGGGTCGACGTCGCCCGGGGTACGCGTGCGCTCCCCGCCGCCGGGCTCTACCTCGCGACCTTCTCGTGGGAGATCGTCCGCGCGAACATCGACGTCGCCTACCGGGTGCTCTCGCCGGGAATGCCGATCGAGCCCGAGGTAATTCTCGTGCCGCTGCGGGTCGAGACGGATCTGGCAGTCACGACCATCGCCAACAGCATCACGATCACGCCCGGGACGGTCACGCTGGACCACGACGAGGAGACCAACTCGCTGTACGTCCATGCCGTCGACGGCCGCGACCCCGAGGCGATCGTCGCGCCGATTCGGACGTGGGAGAACTACGCCCTCAAGATGTTCGACGAGGAGGCCTCACCCGACGATCCGGCGCCCGATATCGTCGTCTCCGGCGGGGAAAGAGACAGGGGTCCCGCCCGCGAACGCCGAGGTGAGAACGATGAGTGA
- a CDS encoding monovalent cation/H+ antiporter complex subunit F, with the protein MSEAADPALLDAVVGGALILVSGLCVLCSYRVISGPTNPDRVVALDAIATNVVAIAVLFAIQTDRGLFVTVSLVLAIIGFIATVAAAKFITDGEVIDEP; encoded by the coding sequence ATGAGTGAAGCCGCGGATCCGGCGCTGCTCGACGCCGTCGTTGGCGGGGCGCTGATCCTCGTCAGCGGCCTCTGTGTGCTCTGTAGCTACCGCGTTATCTCCGGGCCGACGAACCCCGACCGGGTCGTCGCACTGGACGCCATCGCGACGAACGTCGTCGCCATCGCCGTCCTCTTCGCCATCCAGACCGACCGCGGGCTCTTCGTCACGGTGAGCCTGGTGCTCGCGATCATCGGCTTCATCGCGACGGTCGCCGCCGCCAAGTTCATCACCGACGGGGAGGTGATCGACGAACCGTGA
- the mnhG gene encoding monovalent cation/H(+) antiporter subunit G, with amino-acid sequence MIRTGLVIALIVVGVFFLTVGTIGMLRLPNVYNRMHATSKPTTLGTAAIFLAGFVHFGPGHEGLTALIGIVFLFLTVPTGAHMIARAAEQIGIPFEGSVTWPDPGAVDRSDRSQRTEEVDD; translated from the coding sequence GTGATCCGAACCGGACTAGTGATCGCGCTGATCGTCGTCGGCGTCTTCTTCCTGACCGTCGGCACCATCGGCATGCTCCGCCTGCCGAACGTCTACAACCGAATGCACGCGACGAGCAAGCCCACGACGCTGGGGACGGCGGCGATCTTCCTCGCCGGCTTCGTCCACTTCGGCCCCGGACACGAGGGACTGACCGCCCTCATCGGGATCGTCTTCCTCTTCCTGACGGTCCCGACCGGCGCCCACATGATCGCCCGCGCCGCCGAGCAGATCGGCATCCCCTTCGAGGGCAGTGTCACCTGGCCCGATCCCGGCGCTGTCGACCGATCCGATCGATCCCAGCGCACTGAGGAAGTCGACGATTAA
- a CDS encoding helix-turn-helix domain-containing protein: MTDIKAVVRVEHPDIVLTKTVTHDQSSKVESVLEAGTDPTSGKFFYRIQSSDFRQFEDGLRNDHTIGEFERVIETRDEKAIYSFEYTDEAKIISPIISTANGIILDMKNDRNGWILTVWMPDRTNLAPLWDYAEQNDIDIDLLRVNEYASLGNTDAGLTDSQREALLVALEIGYFEDPRNATLSEVAANLDISQPAASGLLRRGTKRLIISSLMDDSEKPD, from the coding sequence GTGACCGATATCAAAGCAGTCGTCCGAGTCGAGCACCCTGACATAGTGCTCACAAAGACAGTCACTCACGACCAGAGTTCGAAAGTCGAGTCGGTGTTAGAGGCAGGAACTGACCCTACATCGGGGAAATTCTTCTATCGCATACAGTCATCTGATTTCCGCCAGTTCGAAGACGGATTGCGGAACGATCACACCATTGGCGAGTTTGAACGAGTTATTGAAACCAGAGACGAGAAGGCGATCTATAGTTTCGAGTATACAGACGAAGCGAAGATCATCTCACCAATTATTTCGACCGCGAATGGTATCATACTCGATATGAAGAACGACAGAAACGGTTGGATTCTAACAGTATGGATGCCCGACCGGACGAATCTGGCCCCTCTATGGGACTATGCAGAACAGAACGACATTGATATCGATTTACTGCGCGTGAACGAATACGCTAGTTTAGGGAATACGGACGCAGGATTGACCGATAGCCAACGAGAGGCACTCCTCGTCGCACTCGAGATAGGGTATTTCGAAGACCCACGGAACGCAACTCTCAGCGAAGTCGCCGCTAATCTGGATATCTCTCAACCTGCAGCCAGTGGTCTCCTTCGGCGTGGGACCAAACGACTCATCATTTCTTCCCTGATGGATGACAGTGAAAAGCCAGATTGA
- a CDS encoding EamA family transporter: protein MSFPEIDSALFFGSITMVAWGIWVVLGNAASESIDPRTAAAITYLVAGPLALGYILVSDASLAITARGGLLAGTAGLFTGIGLISMYIGLSGGSTTVISTLGAMYFVVAALIGMVILGDEVTITRFAGIAFAVVGIILVTR from the coding sequence ATGAGTTTCCCTGAGATAGATTCGGCTCTGTTCTTTGGTTCGATTACAATGGTAGCTTGGGGAATTTGGGTAGTCTTGGGCAACGCTGCGTCGGAGTCTATTGACCCGAGGACGGCCGCTGCAATCACCTATCTTGTTGCGGGACCTCTTGCACTCGGATACATCCTCGTTTCAGACGCATCGCTTGCCATTACTGCGAGAGGAGGACTGCTCGCTGGCACGGCCGGATTGTTCACCGGAATAGGCCTGATTTCGATGTACATCGGTCTTTCCGGAGGGTCAACAACCGTCATCTCTACTCTCGGTGCGATGTACTTCGTCGTCGCGGCTCTCATCGGTATGGTCATCCTCGGAGACGAAGTTACGATAACGAGATTTGCTGGGATAGCGTTCGCAGTTGTTGGGATCATCTTGGTTACCCGATAG
- a CDS encoding HalOD1 output domain-containing protein, translating to MGNLIQRSQTQFVTEIVTRVSEMEGTDPLDLPPLYDSIDPEALDRLADSSEIRFEYAGYSIAIENGTITIDQ from the coding sequence ATGGGGAATCTCATCCAGCGTTCGCAAACTCAATTCGTTACCGAGATTGTGACGAGAGTGTCCGAGATGGAAGGGACCGACCCTCTGGACTTGCCACCGCTCTACGACAGCATCGATCCCGAGGCGCTCGATCGACTCGCCGATTCGAGTGAGATCCGATTCGAATACGCGGGATACAGCATCGCGATCGAGAACGGGACGATCACTATCGATCAATAA
- a CDS encoding SHOCT domain-containing protein, which yields MNGSEGNARGRRTEDDPGTRLRENATGIASMLVTGLWLGAMFTGQGWWLAALLVGYIVVVPLVALVFGDEADRKEWLDDWTTDSSADVESDSDGDRTDAPADHRDALETLRDRYAAGELTDDQFERKLERLLETETLEDADEWIRDHDRERGTDGERDLEYER from the coding sequence ATGAACGGGAGCGAGGGGAACGCTCGAGGGCGGCGGACCGAAGACGATCCGGGAACTCGCCTCCGCGAGAACGCGACCGGAATCGCGTCGATGCTCGTGACCGGCCTGTGGCTCGGCGCAATGTTCACGGGACAGGGCTGGTGGCTCGCCGCCCTGTTGGTCGGCTACATCGTCGTCGTCCCGCTGGTCGCCCTCGTGTTCGGCGACGAGGCCGACCGGAAGGAGTGGCTAGACGACTGGACGACCGACTCGAGCGCGGACGTCGAGTCCGATTCCGACGGCGATCGAACGGACGCGCCGGCGGATCACCGCGACGCCCTCGAGACGCTCCGCGATCGCTACGCCGCGGGCGAGTTGACCGACGACCAGTTCGAGCGCAAACTCGAGCGATTGCTCGAGACGGAGACGCTCGAGGACGCCGACGAGTGGATCCGAGACCACGATCGCGAGCGAGGAACGGACGGCGAGCGCGACCTCGAGTACGAGCGCTGA